Proteins from a genomic interval of Leifsonia shinshuensis:
- a CDS encoding stage II sporulation protein M, with protein MDLDAYTAAHGADWERLGRLARRRRLDGRDADELIDLYQSGAADLSAIQTSAGSTTVGDRLSVTLASARLRFTGAGANPLSQLPRFFALQLPAALYRIRWIVLAVAVATIIVSTLYALWITGNPGVLRNLGDDAALKQYVNHSFVDYYSNNPAASFAGQVWTNNAWIAAQCIAFGITGIWVPYVLVQNAVGIGTAAGVMFAYGRGDVLFSYILPHGLLELTSVFVAAAAGLRIFWAWIAPGARTRGQALAEDGRALFTVAVGCAISLFVSGLIEGFVTPSDLPVWVKIGIGVLALGAYLFYMLFVGRRAVRAGETGDLTEFEAGDRRVVAG; from the coding sequence ATGGATCTCGACGCATACACTGCAGCGCACGGCGCGGACTGGGAACGCCTCGGCCGGCTGGCCCGGCGGCGCCGCCTCGACGGCCGCGACGCCGACGAGCTGATCGACCTCTACCAGTCCGGGGCGGCCGACCTGTCCGCCATCCAGACGAGCGCGGGCTCGACCACGGTGGGGGACCGGCTCTCGGTGACGCTCGCGTCGGCCCGGCTCCGCTTCACCGGGGCGGGCGCGAACCCGCTGTCGCAGCTCCCGCGCTTCTTCGCCCTCCAGCTGCCGGCCGCGCTGTACCGGATCCGCTGGATCGTGCTGGCGGTGGCGGTCGCGACGATCATCGTCTCGACGCTCTACGCGCTGTGGATCACCGGCAACCCCGGCGTGCTGCGCAACCTCGGCGACGACGCCGCGCTGAAGCAGTACGTGAACCACTCCTTCGTCGACTACTACTCGAACAACCCCGCCGCCTCGTTCGCCGGGCAGGTGTGGACCAACAACGCCTGGATCGCCGCGCAGTGCATCGCCTTCGGGATCACCGGGATCTGGGTGCCGTACGTGCTCGTGCAGAACGCGGTCGGCATCGGCACGGCGGCGGGCGTCATGTTCGCGTACGGCCGCGGCGACGTGCTGTTCTCGTACATCCTGCCGCACGGCCTCCTCGAGCTCACCAGCGTCTTCGTCGCCGCCGCGGCGGGCCTGCGGATCTTCTGGGCCTGGATCGCGCCGGGCGCGCGCACCCGCGGGCAGGCGCTCGCCGAGGACGGCCGCGCGCTGTTCACGGTCGCGGTCGGCTGCGCGATCAGCCTCTTCGTGTCCGGGCTGATCGAGGGCTTCGTCACCCCGTCGGACCTGCCGGTGTGGGTCAAGATCGGGATCGGCGTGCTCGCCCTCGGCGCGTACCTCTTCTACATGCTGTTCGTCGGCCGCCGCGCGGTGCGCGCGGGCGAGACCGGGGACCTCACCGAGTTCGAGGCGGGCGACCGCCGCGTCGTCGCCGGCTGA